From Tubulanus polymorphus chromosome 9, tnTubPoly1.2, whole genome shotgun sequence, a single genomic window includes:
- the LOC141910843 gene encoding uncharacterized protein LOC141910843 — protein sequence MKTRLFFIICTVLLQLGNIYITQTSGAERIYGTPHSARDAKPDNKTQGEMIRYTCKIIGGNSRVIFQEKRNGSGQWLTVPDDQLNKTKDKLNVELVELKFKADFNRYNGSSFRCLVNESPTYPEPLQFDLIVVKRTDHAGSNQIPTIETTTLGVRRLVITENDGSKVKTDPTNRLKLDHTDWTMTIVYIACGVIGFLLIIISIVVIVIVIIICRRRRPIGEGRVETTTLTTTPQQQLEMLDEVYDELYDDIDSDSDSNKLHTSNQKTTTDPYIDMEAGKGKDTAPYIDMEAGKGKDTAPYIDMEAGKGKDTAPYMDMEAGKGKDTAPYIDMEAGKGKDTTPYMDMGPGIEADTYMSTEGAIRTDTTPSAGGDTDQYMNPEALETKYLQLTGDTDEPLADDVYSYATVEYKAPYMDMRPGIDEDTYTNTEGALGKDTTPYMDMGPGIEADTYMSTEGAIRTDTTPSAGGDTDQYMNPEALETKYLQLTGDTDEPLADDVYSYATVEYTCD from the exons ATGAAGACACGTTTGTTCTTTATAATCTGCACAGTTTTGTTGCAACTGggaaatatatacattacaCAAACATCTGGAGCTGAAA GAATTTACGGGACGCCTCATTCCGCTCGAGATGCAAAACCCGACAATAAAACGCAAGGAGAAATGATTCGATATACTTGTAAAATAATTGGCGGAAATTCTAGAGTAATATTCCAAGAGAAGAGAAACGGTTCGGGACAAtggttaacagttccagacgACCAGCTTAACAAAACTAAAGACAAACTGAATGTTGAGTTGGTTGAGCTAAAATTCAAAGCAGATTTCAATCGATACAATGGATCTTCATTTAGATGTCTTGTAAATGAAAGTCCAACATATCCGGAACCTCTTCAGTTTGATCTGATTGTAGTTAAACGAACTG atCATGCAGGTTCCAATCAAATCCCGACGATTGAAACCACAACACTGGG AGTTCGTCGTCTGGTTATTACTGAAAATGATGGCTCGAAAGTCAAG ACTGACCCCACAAACCGGCTTAAACTGGACCACACTGACTGGACCATGACGATAGTTTACATCGCTTGTGGAGTCATCGGTTTCCTCCTCATCATCATTTCTATCGTTGttatcgtcatcgtcatcatcatttgCAG aCGCAGACGACCTATCGGTGAAGGTCGTGTGGAGACTACAACTCTGACTACAACACCGCAGCAACAACTCGAGATGTTAGATGAAGTCTATGATGAGTTGTATGATGACATAGATTCTGATAGTGACAGTAACAAACTGCACACCAGCAATCAGAAAACTACTACAGATCCATACATTGATATGGAAGCCGGGAAGGGCAAAGATACGGCTCCTTATATTGATATGGAAGCCGGGAAGGGCAAAGATACGGCTCCTTACATTGATATGGAAGCCGGGAAGGGCAAAGATACGGCTCCTTATATGGATATGGAAGCCGGTAAGGGCAAAGATACGGCTCCTTACATTGATATGGAAGCCGGGAAGGGCAAAGATACAACTCCTTATATGGATATGGGACCTGGAATAGAGGCAGATACATACATGAGTACTGAAGGCGCGATACGCACAGACACAACTCCCAGCGCCGGAGGAGACACAGATCAATACATGAATCCTGAAGCCTTGGAGACAAAGTATCTTCAGTTAACGGGAGATACTGATGAACCTTTAGCAGATGATGTTTATTCTTACGCTACTGTTGAATATAAAGCTCCTTATATGGATATGAGACCCGGAATAGACGAGGATACATACACGAATACCGAAGGTGCACTGGGCAAAGATACAACTCCTTATATGGATATGGGACCCGGAATAGAGGCAGATACATACATGAGTACTGAAGGCGCGATACGCACAGACACAACTCCCAGCGCCGGAGGAGACACAGATCAATACATGAATCCTGAAGCCTTGGAGACAAAGTATCTTCAGTTAACGGGGGATACCGATGAACCTTTGGCAGATGATGTTTATTCTTACGCTACTGTTGAATATACTTGTGATTAA